One Natranaerovirga hydrolytica genomic region harbors:
- the ychF gene encoding redox-regulated ATPase YchF has translation MKLGIVGLPNVGKSTLFNSLTKAGAESANYPFCTIDPNIGIVSVPDERLNKLSQLYNSEKILPATIEFVDIAGLVKGASKGEGLGNQFLSNIREVDAILHVVRCFEDPNVVHVEGSVDPLRDIETINLELILSDLEIVDKRIAKSAKAAKSDKSIAKEIEILKTLKDHLENEHSIRSYEANTDDEQIFIDSLNLLTNKPVVYATNVLEDDLISDGVDNPFVKEVRDFASQEGSETFVICAKIEQEISELDDEEKKLFLEDLGISSSGLDKLIKASYSLLGLISYLTAGPKETRAWTITKGTKAPGAAGKIHTDFERGFIRAEVVSYNDLIDSGQYTSAKEKGLVRLEGKDYVVQDGDVILFRFNV, from the coding sequence ATGAAACTTGGTATAGTTGGATTGCCTAATGTAGGCAAGAGTACCTTATTTAATTCTTTGACTAAAGCAGGGGCTGAATCAGCAAATTACCCTTTTTGCACCATTGATCCTAATATAGGTATTGTTAGTGTTCCTGATGAAAGATTAAATAAATTAAGTCAGTTGTATAACTCTGAAAAGATTTTACCTGCAACAATAGAATTTGTAGATATTGCAGGATTAGTAAAGGGTGCTTCAAAAGGTGAAGGTCTTGGTAATCAATTTTTATCTAACATTAGAGAAGTCGATGCCATTCTTCACGTTGTCCGTTGTTTTGAAGATCCTAATGTTGTACACGTAGAAGGTTCTGTTGACCCTCTTAGAGATATCGAAACCATTAATTTAGAACTTATTTTATCTGATTTAGAAATTGTTGATAAGCGCATTGCAAAATCCGCTAAAGCTGCTAAATCTGATAAATCCATTGCAAAGGAAATTGAAATTCTTAAGACTTTAAAAGACCACTTAGAAAATGAACACTCTATAAGAAGCTATGAAGCTAACACTGACGACGAACAAATTTTTATAGATTCTTTAAACTTATTAACCAATAAGCCTGTTGTTTATGCTACTAATGTCTTAGAAGATGATTTAATTAGTGACGGTGTAGACAACCCCTTTGTAAAAGAAGTAAGAGATTTTGCATCTCAAGAAGGCTCAGAAACGTTTGTTATTTGTGCAAAAATTGAACAAGAAATATCCGAACTGGATGATGAAGAAAAAAAATTATTTTTAGAAGACTTAGGTATTAGCAGCTCAGGATTAGATAAACTCATTAAAGCCAGTTATTCTTTATTAGGCTTAATTAGCTACTTAACGGCTGGACCAAAAGAAACAAGAGCTTGGACAATCACCAAGGGTACAAAAGCACCAGGGGCTGCTGGAAAAATCCATACAGATTTTGAACGGGGATTTATTAGGGCTGAAGTGGTGAGTTATAATGATTTAATAGATTCTGGTCAATACACCTCTGCAAAAGAAAAAGGATTGGTACGTTTAGAAGGCAAAGATTATGTTGTTCAAGATGGAGATGTCATTTTATTTAGATTTAATGTATAA
- a CDS encoding DUF2953 domain-containing protein, translating into MLSIILGILKYIVFLLLGILLLLLLIISITLFVPIRYKANGDINNSCVNIYAKVTWLLKILSIELEQKDKDTLMRIKIFGIDINQKKKKNKLRRKKTKNKKSRKDNTNKQRKNTLDHLEKETIDDHKESIKKEKINDKSMTKSMDVSRNKKKEASTKKNKHNKKKKAGKKTFRQKFKDLKAKIQALKEQKNKVIAFCTNEENKKSFKKVIKAFKKVLKKILPKQFRLYLKIGTGDPASTGYLLGILSLLYTFKNQDLLLEGDFDEKVIQGNVSIKGRIYIATFVIAIIKLALDKNLRKLALSKGFS; encoded by the coding sequence ATGTTATCCATTATTTTGGGAATATTAAAATATATTGTTTTTTTGCTATTGGGCATATTATTATTACTATTACTTATAATAAGTATAACATTGTTTGTTCCAATACGTTATAAAGCAAATGGCGACATTAATAACAGTTGTGTTAATATTTATGCAAAGGTGACTTGGTTGCTTAAGATATTAAGTATTGAACTTGAGCAAAAAGATAAGGACACCCTAATGCGTATTAAAATTTTTGGAATAGACATTAATCAAAAGAAGAAAAAAAACAAACTCAGAAGAAAAAAAACCAAAAATAAAAAATCAAGAAAAGACAATACAAATAAACAAAGAAAAAACACCCTTGACCATCTTGAAAAAGAAACTATAGATGACCATAAAGAAAGTATTAAAAAAGAAAAAATTAACGACAAATCTATGACAAAGTCTATGGATGTTTCTAGAAACAAAAAAAAAGAGGCGAGTACTAAAAAAAATAAACACAACAAAAAGAAAAAAGCTGGCAAAAAAACTTTTAGGCAAAAGTTTAAGGACTTAAAAGCAAAAATTCAGGCTTTAAAAGAACAAAAAAATAAAGTGATTGCATTTTGTACAAATGAAGAAAACAAAAAGAGTTTTAAAAAAGTCATTAAAGCGTTTAAAAAAGTCCTTAAGAAAATATTGCCTAAGCAATTTAGATTGTATTTAAAAATAGGAACAGGCGATCCAGCTTCAACGGGATATCTTTTAGGCATTTTAAGCTTATTATATACATTTAAAAATCAAGATTTATTATTAGAAGGAGACTTTGATGAAAAAGTGATTCAAGGCAATGTATCTATAAAAGGTAGAATATATATAGCCACATTTGTTATTGCAATTATAAAGTTAGCGTTGGATAAAAATCTTAGGAAATTGGCTTTGTCTAAAGGTTTTAGTTAA
- a CDS encoding GerW family sporulation protein, translating to MESNFKKTVDSLFTGMENFLTTKTVVGEAIHIDDTIILPLVDVSFGVGAGASDGKEDKKSSGGGGLGAKITPSAILVIQNGQTKLVNVKDQDNINKIIEMVPDLMEKINLKSKKKEENEEE from the coding sequence ATGGAATCTAATTTTAAAAAAACAGTAGACTCTTTGTTTACAGGAATGGAAAATTTTTTAACAACAAAAACAGTTGTAGGAGAAGCAATTCATATTGATGATACAATTATATTGCCATTAGTAGATGTCAGTTTTGGTGTGGGAGCAGGTGCTTCAGACGGCAAAGAAGATAAAAAAAGTAGCGGTGGTGGTGGATTAGGCGCAAAAATCACTCCAAGTGCAATTTTAGTCATTCAAAACGGACAAACAAAATTAGTTAATGTAAAAGATCAAGATAACATTAATAAAATTATTGAGATGGTACCCGATTTAATGGAAAAAATTAATTTAAAGTCTAAGAAAAAAGAAGAAAATGAAGAAGAGTAA
- a CDS encoding transporter substrate-binding domain-containing protein, giving the protein MNFKKIIVLIASVVLATIVLTGCSEEEGYVVGVTTGTTYGEVAEEYSNVRDVRFLDDDNYTLRELSQDRVDAVISDRLLALDAIEHGGFGDLRLAGDVLYTETMAVAISQDDNALRQAINEALYEIIEDGTYEEISNKYFGTNILADFDYVETFPDEEPATDDSLDRVLAAGEIQFAMSGGYRPFNYYDSNNELTGFDVEIGKEVANKLGVEYTPVTTDWSGIIEGLRSGRFDGIFGSMAITDDRLEVVDFTNPYYFSGAQIIVQEDSDITSESDLGERE; this is encoded by the coding sequence ATGAATTTTAAAAAAATTATAGTTTTAATAGCAAGCGTAGTATTAGCTACAATTGTATTGACGGGATGCTCAGAAGAAGAAGGGTATGTAGTTGGTGTTACAACAGGTACAACATATGGTGAAGTTGCAGAAGAATATTCCAATGTAAGAGACGTTAGGTTTTTAGATGATGATAATTATACATTAAGAGAATTGTCACAAGATAGAGTAGATGCTGTTATTAGTGACCGTTTACTAGCATTAGACGCTATAGAACATGGTGGATTTGGTGACTTAAGATTAGCTGGAGACGTTCTGTATACAGAAACTATGGCAGTAGCAATCAGTCAAGATGATAATGCATTAAGACAAGCAATTAATGAAGCATTATATGAAATTATTGAAGATGGGACTTATGAAGAAATTAGTAATAAGTACTTTGGCACAAATATATTAGCAGATTTTGACTATGTAGAAACATTTCCAGATGAAGAACCAGCCACAGATGATAGTTTAGATAGAGTGTTAGCAGCAGGAGAAATCCAATTTGCTATGAGTGGAGGTTACAGACCTTTTAATTATTACGATAGCAACAATGAATTAACAGGATTTGATGTTGAGATTGGTAAAGAAGTTGCTAATAAATTAGGTGTTGAATACACACCTGTAACAACAGACTGGAGTGGTATTATAGAAGGTCTCAGAAGTGGACGTTTTGATGGTATATTTGGAAGTATGGCTATAACAGATGATCGTTTAGAAGTTGTAGATTTCACGAATCCATATTATTTCTCAGGGGCTCAAATTATTGTACAAGAAGACTCTGATATTACAAGTGAATCAGACTTAGGGGAAAGAGAATAA
- the mraZ gene encoding division/cell wall cluster transcriptional repressor MraZ — protein MFMGEYKHSIDTKGRLIIPSKFREQLGETFVITKGLDNCLFIYPEQEWQEFEKKLKSLPIANKGARKFSRFFLAGANQCIVDKQGRILIPNNLREFATLDKEIILIGVSNRIEIWSKDNWDTYNNDDDDIEMDEIAEQMADLGI, from the coding sequence ATGTTCATGGGTGAGTATAAGCATTCTATAGATACAAAAGGTAGACTTATTATACCTTCGAAATTTAGAGAGCAATTGGGAGAAACCTTTGTCATAACAAAAGGTTTAGATAATTGTCTCTTTATTTACCCAGAACAAGAATGGCAAGAGTTTGAAAAAAAATTAAAAAGCCTACCTATTGCTAATAAAGGGGCAAGAAAGTTTTCAAGATTCTTCTTAGCAGGGGCAAATCAGTGCATTGTAGACAAGCAAGGGAGAATATTGATACCAAATAACCTAAGAGAATTTGCAACCTTAGATAAAGAAATTATTTTGATTGGTGTTTCAAATAGAATAGAAATATGGAGTAAAGACAACTGGGATACATATAATAATGATGATGATGATATAGAAATGGATGAAATAGCTGAACAGATGGCTGATTTAGGAATATAA
- a CDS encoding amino acid ABC transporter permease, which translates to MYDFSIIFDDFHIFIPAAIETLKISAASIVFGVVVGLIIALFKISKFKLLNIPASIYIGVIRGTPILLQLLLLFYGLTNIIRLNAFPAAVIAFGVHNSAYIAEIFRGSILSVDIGQREAARSIGMTKTQAFRRVIFPQAFKRAVPPLGNQFIIAIKDSSLASAVAVRELLMQARQLGSATYHPLEYLMIAGIYYLIITLSLSYVVKKVEKRLAVSDRGRS; encoded by the coding sequence ATGTATGATTTTAGCATAATTTTTGATGATTTTCATATTTTTATACCAGCCGCCATTGAAACCTTGAAGATTTCAGCTGCTTCAATTGTTTTTGGTGTTGTTGTAGGTTTAATAATAGCATTATTTAAAATATCAAAATTTAAACTTTTAAATATACCTGCAAGTATTTACATAGGTGTCATTAGAGGAACGCCTATCTTATTACAACTATTGCTACTTTTTTATGGATTGACAAATATAATTAGACTGAACGCTTTTCCAGCAGCAGTGATAGCTTTTGGTGTTCATAATAGTGCATATATTGCTGAAATTTTCAGAGGTTCCATTCTCTCTGTTGATATTGGCCAAAGAGAAGCTGCAAGGTCAATTGGTATGACAAAAACACAAGCTTTTAGACGGGTTATTTTTCCGCAAGCTTTTAAAAGAGCAGTACCCCCATTAGGTAATCAGTTTATTATTGCAATCAAAGACTCTTCTTTAGCTAGTGCAGTAGCTGTTAGAGAGTTATTAATGCAGGCTAGACAATTAGGATCAGCAACCTATCATCCCCTTGAATATTTAATGATAGCAGGTATTTACTATTTGATTATTACTTTAAGTTTAAGTTATGTGGTTAAAAAAGTTGAAAAAAGACTAGCAGTAAGTGATAGAGGGAGGAGCTAA
- the rsmH gene encoding 16S rRNA (cytosine(1402)-N(4))-methyltransferase RsmH gives MEFKHVSVLLNETIEGLNIRPEGIYLDGTLGGGGHALEICKRLNEKGKFIGLDQDKAAIAASTERLKDYQSIISLHKSNYKDIQNVLDKEAIQGVDGIVLDLGVSSHQIDKAERGFSYKGDALLDMRMDQDKSITAKDIVNEYSEEKLFRVIKEYGEERFARRIASNIVKERTDNPILTTSHLVEIIKRSIPAKFRYNSGHPAKKTFQAIRIELNEELNVLKETLNTMIELLNDNGRIGIITFHSLEDRIVKNIFRDNQHPCTCPREFPVCICNKEPTGKVITRKPIIPSDIEIENNKRAKSAKLRIFEREKK, from the coding sequence ATGGAATTTAAACATGTTTCAGTGTTATTAAACGAAACAATAGAAGGACTTAATATTCGCCCAGAAGGAATTTACTTAGATGGAACACTTGGTGGTGGTGGACATGCTTTAGAGATCTGCAAAAGGCTTAATGAAAAAGGAAAATTTATTGGCTTAGATCAAGATAAGGCTGCAATTGCTGCAAGTACTGAAAGATTAAAAGACTATCAATCCATTATAAGTTTACACAAAAGTAATTATAAAGATATACAAAATGTATTGGATAAAGAGGCAATTCAAGGTGTAGATGGTATTGTATTAGACTTAGGTGTTTCTTCTCATCAAATAGACAAAGCCGAAAGAGGTTTTTCTTATAAAGGTGACGCATTATTAGATATGAGAATGGATCAAGATAAATCCATAACAGCAAAAGATATTGTTAATGAATACAGTGAAGAGAAATTGTTTAGAGTGATTAAAGAATATGGGGAAGAAAGATTTGCTAGAAGAATAGCAAGTAATATTGTGAAAGAAAGAACAGATAATCCGATTCTAACAACATCACATTTAGTAGAGATTATAAAAAGATCAATACCAGCAAAATTTAGATACAATTCGGGGCACCCAGCAAAAAAAACATTTCAAGCAATCAGAATTGAATTAAATGAGGAATTAAATGTTTTAAAAGAAACTTTAAATACGATGATTGAATTATTAAATGACAATGGACGAATAGGTATTATTACCTTTCATTCTCTTGAAGATAGAATTGTAAAAAATATATTTAGAGACAATCAACATCCATGTACCTGTCCAAGAGAATTTCCAGTTTGTATTTGTAATAAAGAACCGACAGGTAAAGTCATTACAAGAAAGCCAATCATTCCATCAGATATAGAGATAGAAAATAATAAAAGGGCCAAGAGTGCAAAATTAAGAATTTTTGAGAGGGAGAAAAAATAA
- a CDS encoding amino acid ABC transporter ATP-binding protein — MVQMENIHKSFGKLKVLKGVNLTVHEGEVVVIIGPSGSGKSTLLRCINFLERSQKGKIYINDILVEKKEKAINDMRQNVGMVFQHFNLFPHMTVLDNVIEGPIQVKKIPRDEAIQTAEGILDKVGLVDKKDQYPAMLSGGQKQRVAIARALEMNPNVMLFDEPTSALDPELVGDVLAVMKDLAHEGMTMVVVTHEMGFAREVADRVIFMDEGVIVEEGTPEDIFDSPKEPRTKEFLSKIL; from the coding sequence ATGGTTCAAATGGAAAATATTCATAAAAGCTTTGGTAAGCTAAAGGTATTAAAAGGCGTTAATCTAACAGTTCACGAAGGCGAAGTGGTTGTTATAATAGGACCAAGTGGTTCTGGTAAAAGTACATTGTTAAGATGCATTAATTTTTTAGAACGCAGCCAAAAAGGTAAAATTTATATTAATGATATATTAGTAGAAAAAAAAGAGAAAGCCATTAATGACATGAGACAAAATGTGGGAATGGTTTTTCAACATTTTAATTTGTTTCCTCATATGACCGTTTTAGACAATGTTATCGAAGGACCTATACAAGTTAAAAAAATACCTAGAGATGAAGCCATACAAACAGCAGAAGGGATATTGGATAAAGTTGGTTTGGTAGATAAAAAAGACCAATATCCTGCTATGTTATCAGGTGGGCAAAAACAAAGGGTTGCCATTGCTAGAGCCTTAGAAATGAACCCAAATGTTATGTTATTTGATGAGCCCACATCGGCATTAGACCCTGAATTGGTTGGCGATGTATTGGCGGTAATGAAGGATTTAGCACACGAGGGTATGACAATGGTTGTTGTAACTCACGAAATGGGATTTGCTAGAGAAGTAGCCGATAGAGTAATATTTATGGACGAAGGTGTCATTGTTGAAGAAGGGACACCAGAAGATATTTTTGATAGCCCTAAGGAGCCAAGAACCAAAGAGTTTTTAAGTAAAATATTATAA
- a CDS encoding TIGR01906 family membrane protein yields MKKSANLVSFIIGIMFFLVLFFTSFEWVAFNESYYNWHYETYNIMEKTEINQTELMEVTHEMFDFLKGKRDDFIIEAHIAGEYQEIFNEREKLHMDDVQELFVMGYKIRNYSLLGLMILMVFFYIYFKKYFINLLLWLQYIVIGAIGSFSTVGIIVATNFNYFFTLFHEIFFDNDLWILNPNTDVLINIVPLNFFINITLLIGAVFFINGVISIVVIRFIKRRIT; encoded by the coding sequence ATGAAAAAATCAGCTAATCTAGTAAGTTTTATTATTGGAATTATGTTTTTTTTGGTTTTGTTTTTTACTTCATTTGAGTGGGTTGCATTTAATGAAAGTTACTATAATTGGCATTATGAAACCTATAATATTATGGAAAAAACTGAAATCAATCAAACAGAATTAATGGAAGTGACCCATGAAATGTTTGATTTTTTAAAAGGAAAAAGAGACGATTTTATTATTGAAGCGCATATAGCAGGAGAATATCAAGAAATTTTTAATGAACGAGAAAAACTGCATATGGATGATGTACAAGAACTTTTTGTAATGGGTTATAAAATTAGAAACTATAGTTTGTTAGGATTAATGATTCTAATGGTGTTTTTTTACATTTATTTCAAAAAATATTTTATAAACTTATTATTATGGTTACAATATATAGTAATAGGCGCTATAGGCTCTTTTAGTACAGTTGGTATAATTGTTGCAACTAATTTTAATTATTTTTTCACATTATTTCATGAAATATTTTTTGATAATGATTTATGGATTCTTAATCCCAACACAGATGTATTAATTAACATCGTTCCACTGAATTTTTTTATTAACATTACGTTGTTAATAGGTGCTGTATTCTTCATAAATGGGGTAATTAGTATAGTGGTCATAAGATTTATTAAAAGGAGAATAACTTAA
- a CDS encoding Spo0E family sporulation regulatory protein-aspartic acid phosphatase, protein MEDINQSQVEQMRQKLHDLIEKNASYEEIYEASIELDLLIAEYIKPLEKAN, encoded by the coding sequence ATGGAAGATATTAATCAAAGTCAAGTGGAACAGATGAGACAAAAACTTCATGATTTAATAGAGAAAAATGCGAGTTATGAAGAGATTTATGAAGCAAGTATTGAATTGGACCTATTAATCGCAGAATATATAAAACCACTAGAAAAAGCAAACTAA
- a CDS encoding ACT domain-containing protein, translating to MIIKQLSIFLENKSGRLTEVTAVLGKNNINITALSVADTSEYGILRLIVSSPEKAVELLKEAGFSVSLTNVICIVVPHKPGALYKALEIFSKENISIEYMYAFEMNGKASVIMKVTDIDSSISILKKHKLELLKANDVYTI from the coding sequence ATGATTATCAAGCAATTGTCTATTTTTTTGGAAAATAAATCAGGGCGATTAACAGAAGTTACGGCTGTCCTTGGAAAAAACAATATAAATATCACAGCTTTAAGTGTTGCAGATACCTCAGAATATGGTATATTAAGGCTTATTGTATCCTCTCCTGAAAAGGCAGTGGAATTATTAAAAGAAGCTGGTTTTTCTGTTAGTTTAACCAATGTTATCTGCATAGTGGTGCCCCATAAGCCAGGTGCACTGTATAAAGCTTTAGAAATATTTTCAAAAGAAAATATTAGCATTGAGTATATGTATGCTTTTGAAATGAATGGAAAAGCTTCTGTTATTATGAAAGTAACCGATATTGATTCCTCTATTAGCATACTAAAAAAGCATAAATTAGAACTATTGAAAGCAAATGATGTATATACGATTTAG
- the lgt gene encoding prolipoprotein diacylglyceryl transferase, with protein MNGPDIIFPNLGIEINNLNPIAFRLFGIEVYWYGIIIALAVFVGLFIAQNEAKRTNQDPNIYFDFLIYAFVFSVIGARLYYVIFAWNEVDSFFSVRDGGLAIYGAIIAAVITLYFYTKIKKLSFFTLADTACLGLIAGQIIGRWGNFLNREAYGGYTESLFAMMLKREEAKSIPVSLLDKTKIIEGIEYIQVQPTFLYESLWNIGVLMILIFYRKKKKFEGEIFAYYILGYALGRFWIEGLRTDQLLVAGTNIPVSQVVALLSAIAALVFVIIKRRQLKNT; from the coding sequence ATGAATGGACCCGATATTATCTTTCCGAATTTAGGTATAGAAATTAATAACTTAAATCCCATTGCCTTTAGACTTTTTGGGATTGAGGTTTATTGGTATGGGATTATTATTGCCTTAGCTGTTTTTGTTGGCTTATTTATAGCACAAAATGAAGCTAAAAGAACCAATCAAGACCCTAATATTTATTTTGATTTCTTAATCTACGCTTTTGTTTTTTCGGTTATTGGTGCTAGACTATATTATGTTATTTTTGCTTGGAATGAAGTAGACAGTTTTTTTTCAGTTAGAGATGGCGGACTAGCCATTTATGGTGCAATTATTGCCGCAGTCATTACGCTATATTTTTATACGAAAATAAAAAAGCTGTCGTTTTTTACCTTAGCAGATACAGCGTGTTTAGGATTAATAGCAGGACAAATTATAGGTAGGTGGGGAAATTTTCTTAACAGAGAAGCTTATGGTGGTTATACCGAATCATTATTTGCTATGATGTTAAAAAGAGAAGAAGCTAAAAGTATTCCCGTAAGCTTATTAGACAAAACAAAAATTATTGAAGGCATTGAATACATACAAGTACAACCGACATTCTTGTATGAGTCTCTTTGGAATATTGGTGTGTTAATGATACTCATATTCTATCGTAAAAAGAAAAAATTTGAAGGTGAAATTTTTGCATATTATATTTTAGGGTATGCATTGGGAAGGTTCTGGATAGAAGGCCTAAGAACAGATCAATTATTAGTAGCCGGAACAAATATTCCTGTTTCACAAGTGGTTGCATTATTATCGGCTATTGCAGCACTTGTTTTTGTAATCATTAAGAGAAGACAATTAAAAAACACCTAA